A portion of the Salminus brasiliensis chromosome 9, fSalBra1.hap2, whole genome shotgun sequence genome contains these proteins:
- the bcl6b gene encoding B-cell CLL/lymphoma 6 member B protein, which produces MMSKMQVTEGYGVTSRREQVAEVQGYVKEFTRHSNDVLLNLNELRHRDILTDATLLVGSARLRAHCAVLIACSGFFYSLFSRHTAGAVSERGVSLSLPEGLDAGSVSLLLDFMYTSRLPLTPSTVPGVLAAATYLQMEHVAETCRAFLQNSEGMCVSPPLVELASRSPYLSSTVTPGGRSPLAHPSFTSSPSRPAAEAEEPSPAKARVPGENMASLKPIPRPQSLKVEKSESSSFSPSTPSPHSPAQSSGQPNSPAESSGCSLSPKLKLRSESRPTPDPKACNWKKYKYIVLNPLCATSIKEEGSGEEQQTFDHSPTTSDRTETIATASEKTWPSTGLNGGQGLSPVYDAPQPQTDFTPHHGLSPHTADTYRGPLVTVSPDNNGFCSVYQHACPPVLEAAKQNISFGKLQIKLESHSPVICYSGNQGSTKPACSGEKPYRCNVCGAQFNRPANLKTHSRIHSGEKPYRCDTCGARFVQVAHLRAHVLIHTGEKPYPCHTCGTRFRHLQTLKSHLRIHTGEKPYSCEKCDLRFRHKSQLRLHLRQKHGAVTNTKIRYKVLTDPYQTGPTILQTC; this is translated from the exons ATGATGAGCAAAATGCAAGTGACTGAAGGATACGGGGTCACCTCGAGGCGTGAGCAGGTGGCGGAGGTGCAGGGATACGTGAAGGAGTTCACTCGGCACTCAAACGACGTGCTGCTCAACTTAAACGAGCTACGGCATCGAGACATCCTGACTGATGCCACGCTGCTGGTGGGCAGTGCCCGTCTGCGTGCTCactgtgcagtgctgatagCCTGCAG tggcTTCTTTTACTCCCTGTTCTCCCGCCACACGGCCGGTGCTGTCAGCGAGCGGGGGGTTTCCCTGTCCCTGCCGGAGGGGCTGGACGCGGGCAGCGTGTCACTGCTGCTGGACTTCATGTACACCTCCCGCCTTCCCCTGACTCCCAGCACGGTGCCTGGAGTGCTCGCTGCTGCCACCTACCTGCAGATGGAACATGTTGCAGAGACCTGCAGAGCGTTCTTGCAGAACAG TGAAGGTATGTGCGTGAGTCCTCCTCTGGTGGAGCTGGCCTCCAGAAGCCCCTATCTGAGCTCCACAGTGACCCCTGGTGGCAGATCTCCTCTAGCTCATCCCTCCTTCACCTCTTCGCCTTCCAGACCTGCTGCAGAGGCAGAGGAGCCCAGTCCTGCCAAAGCTAg GGTGCCTGGAGAGAACATGGCCTCACTGAAGCCCATTCCCAGGCCTCAGAGTCTGAAAGTGGAGAAATCTGAGTCTTCATCCTTTTCCCCCAGCACCCCATCCCCACACAGTCCTGCCCAGTCCAGTGGCCAGCCCAACTCACCCGCTGAGTCCAGTGGCTGTAGCCTCTCCCCTAAACTGAAG cTGCGCTCTGAATCCAGACCTACTCCAGATCCTAAGGCCTGCAATTGGAAAAAGTACAAATATATTGTCCTTAACCCCCTCTGTGCCACATCCATTAAAGAGGAGGGGTCAGGGGAGGAGCAACAGACATTTGACCACTCCCCCACCACCAGTGATAGGACAGAAACCATAGCCACAGCGTCAGAGAAGACATGGCCGAGTACTGGGCTGAATGGGGG ACAAGGCCTGTCTCCGGTTTATGATGCGCCCCAGCCACAGACGGACTTTACTCCCCACCATGGACTCTCACCACACACAGCGGACACTTATAGGGGACCGCTTGTCACTGTTTCCCCGGATAACAATG GCTTCTGCTCTGTGTATCAGCACGCCTGTCCCCCTGTGCTGGAAGCAGCCAAACAGAACATCTCATTTGGGAAGCTTCAGATCAAGCTTGAGAGCCACTCCCCAGTGATCTGTTACTCAGGGAACCAAGGCAGCACTAAGCCTGCCTGCTCAG GAGAAAAACCGTATCGCTGTAATGTGTGCGGGGCACAGTTTAACCGGCCAGCTAATCTGAAGACCCATTCCCGCATCCACTCAGGAGAAAAGCCCTATCGCTGTGACACCTGCGGAGCTCGATTTGTCCAG gtTGCTCATCTGCGTGCACATGTACTGATCCACACTGGGGAGAAGCCATACCCGTGCCACACCTGCGGTACCCGTTTTCGTCACCTGCAGACACTGAAGAGCCACCTgcgcattcacacaggggaGAAACCATACAGT TGTGAGAAGTGTGATCTGCGCTTCCGTCATAAGAGTCAGCTGAGGCTGCACCTGAGGCAGAAGCACGGAGCCGTCACCAACACCAAGATCCGCTACAAGGTCCTGACTGACCCGTACCAGACCGGACCAACTATACTGCAGACTTGCTGA
- the sst5 gene encoding somatostatin-1, translated as MCSQLQVMLVALSVLVLVSRLSAAPRGDVLAQLLQKEADTKDNEDLSRMLMLKLLSELEIAGDNEVLTGADVRNEVVRQLPFSQRERKTGCRNFFWKTFTSC; from the exons atgtgttctcagttgcaggtcatgcTGGTGGCTCTCTCTGTCCTCGTGTTGGTCAGTAGGCTCAGTGCAGCTCCCAGAGGAGACGTGCTGGCCCAGCTGCTCCAGAAAGAAGCAGACACCAAAGACAATGAG GACCTTTCCCGCATGCTGATGCTGAAGCTCCTGTCTGAGCTGGAGATTGCAGGCGATAATGAAGTGCTAACAGGCGCAGATGTGCGGAACGAAGTGGTGCGCCAGCTGCCCTTCTCTCAGCGGGAGCGCAAAACCGGCTGCCGCAATTTCTTCTGGAAGACCTTCACCTCCTGCTAG
- the trip6 gene encoding thyroid receptor-interacting protein 6 isoform X1, with translation MGRPPACNFSGSCTKPIMSGPTWLPPRTLGSPERPAAQMSHSGPAYYRPPKKGPSDQRPKYGVYDQNGAAGGSGVPTRYMATGPSGGSMHHQHQDDHSGPSPYHPKSGEHYYPQVDGPKDNHLTWSPHMASYDHHARGSDKHLASSIDAEIDSLTCMLADLDSHPQNSSTQLYDNVPYNKHLPSDRYKPSGQAVAQSQARPSMGYPPHSQSQYHPSPPYTSTPQPDYAYPSPSSSAHKPYPQPVPASYTTASTPTGPRFSVQVKTAQPVTYSQSGRQAEQAYTPPAPRQLASRPAQQDRPYYPEAQGQAQSWYPPPPPPAQEAHGDPAAYKGGTGQVQAASRMQGPPGKKGQEQGSSYQSNKGPVSRPEEELDRLTKKLVYDMNHPPTEEYFGRCARCGDNVLGDGSGCIAMEQVFHVECFTCITCHARLRGQPFYALDKKSYCESCYISTLERCSKCSNPILDRILRAMGKAYHPRCFTCVVCGCCLDGVPFTVDAASQIHCIDDFHRKFAPRCSVCGQPIMPEPGQEETVRIVALDRSFHVNCYVCEECGLLLSSEGEGRGCYPLDGHILCKSCSARRIQDLSAKISTDC, from the exons ATGGGCAGACCACCAGCCTGTAACTTCAGCGGCTCATGCACA AAACCCATTATGTCCGGCCCTACCTGGCTGCCACCAAGAACTCTAGGTAGTCCAGAGCGACCCGCAGCACAGATGTCACACTCTGGCCCTGCCTACTACCGACCACCTAAGAAGGGTCCATCGGACCAGAGGCCCAAATATGGTGTCTATGACCAAAATGGAGCAGCAGGTGGAAGCGGTGTACCTACAAGGTACATGGCCACTGGACCCTCAG GTGGAAGCATGCATCACCAGCATCAGGATGACCATTCAGGGCCATCCCCCTACCATCCCAAATCAGGAGAGCACTACTATCCCCAAGTGGATGGGCCCAAAGATAACCACCTCACTTGGAGCCCGCACATGGCAAGCTATGATCACCAT GCTCGGGGCTCTGATAAGCATCTAGCGTCTAGTATTGATGCAGAAATAGACTCTCTAACCTGCATGTTGGCTGACCTGGACAGCCACCCTCAGAACTCAAGCACACAG CTGTATGATAACGTGCCTTACAACAAGCACCTCCCCAGTGACCGCTACAAACCCTCTGGCCAGGCGGTGGCACAGTCCCAGGCCAGACCCTCCATGGGCTATCCTCCTCACTCTCAGAGTCAGTACCATCCTTCTCCTCCTTACACCTCCACTCCACAGCCTGACTACGCCTATCCATCCCCCTCTTCCTCTGCCCACAAACCATACCCCCAACCAGTGCCTGCTTCCTACACCACTGCCTCCACCCCGACTGGGCCACGCTTCAGCGTGCAGGTCAAAACCGCACAGCCTGTTACCTACTCCCAGAGTGGGCGGCAGGCAGAGCAGGCCTACACTCCACCCGCTCCTCGCCAGCTTGCTTCGCGCCCTGCTCAACAAGACCGCCCGTATTACCCAGAAGCACAAGGGCAGGCACAAAGCTGGTACCCACCACCGCCCCCTCCAGCCCAGGAGGCACACGGTGACCCAGCAGCATACAAGGGGGGAACAGGTCAGGTTCAAGCGGCGAGCCGAATGCAGGGGCCACCAGGCAAAAAAGGACAAGAACAGGGATCTTCGTATCAGTCTAACAAG GGGCCAGTGTCGAGGCCAGAGGAGGAGTTGGATCGGCTCACTAAAAAGTTGGTGTATGACATGAATCATCCCCCTACAGAGGAATACTTTG GCCGCTGTGCGAGGTGTGGAGATAATGTGCTAGGTGATGGCAGTGGCTGTATTGCTATGGAGCAGGTTTTCCATGTGGAGTGTTTTACATGCATCACTTGCCATGCTCGACTCCGAGGCCAGCCTTTCTATGCACTGGACAAAAAGAGCTACTGTGAGAGCTGTTACATT AGCACACTGGAGCGCTGCTCAAAGTGCTCAAACCCAATCCTGGACCGCATCCTGCGGGCGATGGGGAAAGCCTACCATCCGCGCTGCTTCACCTGCGTTGTCTGTGGCTGCTGCCTGGACGGGGTGCCCTTCACCGTGGATGCTGCTTCCCAGATCCACTGCATTGACGATTTTCACAG GAAGTTTGCTCCACGTTGCTCTGTGTGCGGCCAGCCCATAATGCCTGAGCCAGGCCAGGAGGAAACTGTGAGGATTGTGGCTCTGGACCGCAGTTTCCATGTCAACTGCTATGTGTGTGAG GAGTGTGGATTGCTCCTTTCATCTGAAGGGGAGGGCAGAGGCTGCTACCCTCTGGATGGCCACATTCTGTGCAAGAGCTGCAGCGCCCGACGAATCCAAGACCTTTCTGCCAAAATCTCCACTGACTGCTAA
- the trip6 gene encoding thyroid receptor-interacting protein 6 isoform X2: MSGPTWLPPRTLGSPERPAAQMSHSGPAYYRPPKKGPSDQRPKYGVYDQNGAAGGSGVPTRYMATGPSGGSMHHQHQDDHSGPSPYHPKSGEHYYPQVDGPKDNHLTWSPHMASYDHHARGSDKHLASSIDAEIDSLTCMLADLDSHPQNSSTQLYDNVPYNKHLPSDRYKPSGQAVAQSQARPSMGYPPHSQSQYHPSPPYTSTPQPDYAYPSPSSSAHKPYPQPVPASYTTASTPTGPRFSVQVKTAQPVTYSQSGRQAEQAYTPPAPRQLASRPAQQDRPYYPEAQGQAQSWYPPPPPPAQEAHGDPAAYKGGTGQVQAASRMQGPPGKKGQEQGSSYQSNKGPVSRPEEELDRLTKKLVYDMNHPPTEEYFGRCARCGDNVLGDGSGCIAMEQVFHVECFTCITCHARLRGQPFYALDKKSYCESCYISTLERCSKCSNPILDRILRAMGKAYHPRCFTCVVCGCCLDGVPFTVDAASQIHCIDDFHRKFAPRCSVCGQPIMPEPGQEETVRIVALDRSFHVNCYVCEECGLLLSSEGEGRGCYPLDGHILCKSCSARRIQDLSAKISTDC, translated from the exons ATGTCCGGCCCTACCTGGCTGCCACCAAGAACTCTAGGTAGTCCAGAGCGACCCGCAGCACAGATGTCACACTCTGGCCCTGCCTACTACCGACCACCTAAGAAGGGTCCATCGGACCAGAGGCCCAAATATGGTGTCTATGACCAAAATGGAGCAGCAGGTGGAAGCGGTGTACCTACAAGGTACATGGCCACTGGACCCTCAG GTGGAAGCATGCATCACCAGCATCAGGATGACCATTCAGGGCCATCCCCCTACCATCCCAAATCAGGAGAGCACTACTATCCCCAAGTGGATGGGCCCAAAGATAACCACCTCACTTGGAGCCCGCACATGGCAAGCTATGATCACCAT GCTCGGGGCTCTGATAAGCATCTAGCGTCTAGTATTGATGCAGAAATAGACTCTCTAACCTGCATGTTGGCTGACCTGGACAGCCACCCTCAGAACTCAAGCACACAG CTGTATGATAACGTGCCTTACAACAAGCACCTCCCCAGTGACCGCTACAAACCCTCTGGCCAGGCGGTGGCACAGTCCCAGGCCAGACCCTCCATGGGCTATCCTCCTCACTCTCAGAGTCAGTACCATCCTTCTCCTCCTTACACCTCCACTCCACAGCCTGACTACGCCTATCCATCCCCCTCTTCCTCTGCCCACAAACCATACCCCCAACCAGTGCCTGCTTCCTACACCACTGCCTCCACCCCGACTGGGCCACGCTTCAGCGTGCAGGTCAAAACCGCACAGCCTGTTACCTACTCCCAGAGTGGGCGGCAGGCAGAGCAGGCCTACACTCCACCCGCTCCTCGCCAGCTTGCTTCGCGCCCTGCTCAACAAGACCGCCCGTATTACCCAGAAGCACAAGGGCAGGCACAAAGCTGGTACCCACCACCGCCCCCTCCAGCCCAGGAGGCACACGGTGACCCAGCAGCATACAAGGGGGGAACAGGTCAGGTTCAAGCGGCGAGCCGAATGCAGGGGCCACCAGGCAAAAAAGGACAAGAACAGGGATCTTCGTATCAGTCTAACAAG GGGCCAGTGTCGAGGCCAGAGGAGGAGTTGGATCGGCTCACTAAAAAGTTGGTGTATGACATGAATCATCCCCCTACAGAGGAATACTTTG GCCGCTGTGCGAGGTGTGGAGATAATGTGCTAGGTGATGGCAGTGGCTGTATTGCTATGGAGCAGGTTTTCCATGTGGAGTGTTTTACATGCATCACTTGCCATGCTCGACTCCGAGGCCAGCCTTTCTATGCACTGGACAAAAAGAGCTACTGTGAGAGCTGTTACATT AGCACACTGGAGCGCTGCTCAAAGTGCTCAAACCCAATCCTGGACCGCATCCTGCGGGCGATGGGGAAAGCCTACCATCCGCGCTGCTTCACCTGCGTTGTCTGTGGCTGCTGCCTGGACGGGGTGCCCTTCACCGTGGATGCTGCTTCCCAGATCCACTGCATTGACGATTTTCACAG GAAGTTTGCTCCACGTTGCTCTGTGTGCGGCCAGCCCATAATGCCTGAGCCAGGCCAGGAGGAAACTGTGAGGATTGTGGCTCTGGACCGCAGTTTCCATGTCAACTGCTATGTGTGTGAG GAGTGTGGATTGCTCCTTTCATCTGAAGGGGAGGGCAGAGGCTGCTACCCTCTGGATGGCCACATTCTGTGCAAGAGCTGCAGCGCCCGACGAATCCAAGACCTTTCTGCCAAAATCTCCACTGACTGCTAA
- the trip6 gene encoding thyroid receptor-interacting protein 6 isoform X3: MITCLTTSTSPVTATNPLARRWHSPRPDPPWAILLTLRVSTILLLLTPPLHSLTTPIHPPLPLPTNHTPNQCLLPTPLPPPRLGHASACRSKPHSLLPTPRVGGRQSRPTLHPLLASLLRALLNKTARITQKHKGRHKAGTHHRPLQPRRHTVTQQHTRGEQVRFKRRAECRGHQAKKDKNRDLRISLTRYAYKNKPSAISSWRPTKRNWPCTLWGPVSRPEEELDRLTKKLVYDMNHPPTEEYFGRCARCGDNVLGDGSGCIAMEQVFHVECFTCITCHARLRGQPFYALDKKSYCESCYISTLERCSKCSNPILDRILRAMGKAYHPRCFTCVVCGCCLDGVPFTVDAASQIHCIDDFHRKFAPRCSVCGQPIMPEPGQEETVRIVALDRSFHVNCYVCEECGLLLSSEGEGRGCYPLDGHILCKSCSARRIQDLSAKISTDC; this comes from the exons ATGATAACGTGCCTTACAACAAGCACCTCCCCAGTGACCGCTACAAACCCTCTGGCCAGGCGGTGGCACAGTCCCAGGCCAGACCCTCCATGGGCTATCCTCCTCACTCTCAGAGTCAGTACCATCCTTCTCCTCCTTACACCTCCACTCCACAGCCTGACTACGCCTATCCATCCCCCTCTTCCTCTGCCCACAAACCATACCCCCAACCAGTGCCTGCTTCCTACACCACTGCCTCCACCCCGACTGGGCCACGCTTCAGCGTGCAGGTCAAAACCGCACAGCCTGTTACCTACTCCCAGAGTGGGCGGCAGGCAGAGCAGGCCTACACTCCACCCGCTCCTCGCCAGCTTGCTTCGCGCCCTGCTCAACAAGACCGCCCGTATTACCCAGAAGCACAAGGGCAGGCACAAAGCTGGTACCCACCACCGCCCCCTCCAGCCCAGGAGGCACACGGTGACCCAGCAGCATACAAGGGGGGAACAGGTCAGGTTCAAGCGGCGAGCCGAATGCAGGGGCCACCAGGCAAAAAAGGACAAGAACAGGGATCTTCGTATCAGTCTAACAAG ATATGCATATAAAAACAAACcatctgccatcagcagctggcgTCCAACAaagcgcaattggccttgcacTCTTTGG GGGCCAGTGTCGAGGCCAGAGGAGGAGTTGGATCGGCTCACTAAAAAGTTGGTGTATGACATGAATCATCCCCCTACAGAGGAATACTTTG GCCGCTGTGCGAGGTGTGGAGATAATGTGCTAGGTGATGGCAGTGGCTGTATTGCTATGGAGCAGGTTTTCCATGTGGAGTGTTTTACATGCATCACTTGCCATGCTCGACTCCGAGGCCAGCCTTTCTATGCACTGGACAAAAAGAGCTACTGTGAGAGCTGTTACATT AGCACACTGGAGCGCTGCTCAAAGTGCTCAAACCCAATCCTGGACCGCATCCTGCGGGCGATGGGGAAAGCCTACCATCCGCGCTGCTTCACCTGCGTTGTCTGTGGCTGCTGCCTGGACGGGGTGCCCTTCACCGTGGATGCTGCTTCCCAGATCCACTGCATTGACGATTTTCACAG GAAGTTTGCTCCACGTTGCTCTGTGTGCGGCCAGCCCATAATGCCTGAGCCAGGCCAGGAGGAAACTGTGAGGATTGTGGCTCTGGACCGCAGTTTCCATGTCAACTGCTATGTGTGTGAG GAGTGTGGATTGCTCCTTTCATCTGAAGGGGAGGGCAGAGGCTGCTACCCTCTGGATGGCCACATTCTGTGCAAGAGCTGCAGCGCCCGACGAATCCAAGACCTTTCTGCCAAAATCTCCACTGACTGCTAA